A region of Ictalurus furcatus strain D&B chromosome 1, Billie_1.0, whole genome shotgun sequence DNA encodes the following proteins:
- the LOC128608514 gene encoding uncharacterized protein LOC128608514 yields MASLVKKRLRFVTWNTRGIKSPPQKFSDLLSSLISLKAHIAFIQETHVGPTCYQILENVENWNVYFTVHSPRSKGVAILISYDVPFEYICHDEDCSGGYIVLFCRLYGELYTLVNVYNHKADKNVLARLKDYLRETAEGVLVVGGDFNTVLDPSFDRLSSAVLTKQSSLRAILEDFTISLNLRDTWSYLHSVDGGFTRRQNESHSRLDMFFMCNDAMGRVCSSKIQSNEISDHKPLVLELKVQQQTGNIIPKVALFLKETRVDEEPDRRSGKINGAEILSSIKSLIDSNQRLDTMDVDYYKKFCCQLTETLKRKYNLMLKNKQVPEAYYSGDIFNVDCLIFSEILAKRLSVLITPSLKREKKAKFDILLTMTFEPGPQEIRWSFLEQTLRRLKQIQSVPPLDFSILDCLLPKVQNFSGELRRLQPGIPLTNAILNLALTQLEDLILRSETECRTSVSFHRQALLIHADQSKRGKVVRVLEKFQDDSGIRLTECHIID; encoded by the coding sequence ATGGCATCACTAGTGAAAAAAAGGCTCCGTTTTGTCACCTGGAACACACGTGGCATTAAAAGCCCACCACAAAAGTTTTCAGATTTGTTGAGCAGCCTCATTTCCCTGAAGGCTCATATTGCCTTCATACAAGAGACACATGTTGGGCCAACATGTTACCAAATCTTGGAGAATGTTGAAAATTGGAATGTCTATTTCACTGTACACAGCCCTCGCAGTAAAGGAGTGGCAATACTGATCAGCTATGATGTACCATTTGAGTACATTTGCCATGATGAGGATTGCAGTGGAGGTTACATTGTGCTCTTCTGTCGTCTGTATGGTGAACTGTACACTCTTGTTAATGTGTACAATCATAAGGCAGACAAAAATGTCTTGGCTAGATTGAAAGACTATCTGAGGGAAACAGCTGAGGGTGTGCTAGTGGTTGGAGGTGATTTCAACACTGTTTTGGATCCCAGCTTTGATCGGTTATCTTCAGCTGTTCTCACAAAGCAGTCTTCACTAAGAGCTATTTTAGAAGACTTTACTATTTCTTTGAATCTCAGAGACACCTGGTCATACCTTCACTCTGTTGATGGAGGCTTTACACGACGTCAGAATGAGAGTCACTCCAGGTTGGACATGTTTTTCATGTGCAACGATGCAATGGGACGGGTGTGTAGTAGCAAAATACAGAGCAATGAAATTTCAGATCACAAGCCTCTTGTCCTAGAACTCAAAGTGCAGCAACAGACTGGAAATATAATTCCAAAGGTAGCCTTGTTTTTGAAGGAAACTAGAGTTGATGAAGAACCCGACAGGAGATCAGGGAAGATTAATGGGGCAGAAATACTGAGTTCCATCAAGTCTTTGATTGACTCCAATCAAAGACTTGATACAATGGATGTGGATTACTACAAAAAGTTTTGTTGTCAGTTGACTGAGACCTTAAAGAGAAAGTATAACCTCATGTTAAAGAATAAGCAGGTACCTGAAGCTTATTATTCAGGAGACATTTTCAATGTTGACTGTTTGatattttcagaaatattgGCCAAGCGCCTTAGTGTGCTCATTACTCCTTCtctgaagagagagaagaaagcaaAGTTTGATATTCTTCTTACCATGACCTTCGAGCCAGGCCCACAGGAAATTAGGTGGTCCTTCCTGGAACAAACCCTCAGGAGACTAAAACAGATACAATCTGTCCCTCCACTAGACTTCAGCATTCTGGACTGCCTTCTTCCTAAAGTCCAAAACTTTTCAGGAGAACTCAGACGTCTGCAGCCTGGCATTCCCCTCACCAACGCTATCCTCAATCTAGCTCTGACACAGCTAGAAGATCTGATTCTcaggagtgagacagagtgCAGAACCAGTGTTTCCTTTCACAGACAGGCACTGCTCATACATGCAGACCAGAGCAAACGGGGGAAAGTTGTTAGGGTACTAGAGAAATTCCAGGATGACTCAGGAATTAGGCTTACAGAATGCCACATAATAGATTGA